The Microtus ochrogaster isolate Prairie Vole_2 unplaced genomic scaffold, MicOch1.0 UNK90, whole genome shotgun sequence genome contains a region encoding:
- the Adgrl1 gene encoding adhesion G protein-coupled receptor L1 isoform X5: protein MTRSATPTLSRWRTCSATCPTPSRSCPRGVITEPSVWWWPAPMPFLTPVLEPTSTWRCSTTVSLTKWSRKGMGGWGGAPHLSDISAALVPPPEPGMVTVFVCPGTLQKVLEPTSTHESEHQSGAWCKDPLQAGDRIYVMPWIPYRTDTLTEYASWEDYVAARHTTTYRLPNRVDGTGFVVYDGAVFYNKERTRNIVKYDLRTRIKSGETVINTANYHDTSPYRWGGKTDIDLAVDENGLWVIYATEGNNGRLVVSQLNPYTLRFEGTWETGYDKRSASNAFMVCGVLYVLRSVYVDDDSEAAGNRVDYAFNTNANREEPVSLAFPNPYQFVSSVDYNPRDNQLYVWNNYFVVRYSLEFGPPDPSAGPATSPPLSTTTTARPTPLTSTASPAATTPLRRAPLTTHPVGAINQLGPDLPPATAPVPSTRRPPAPNLHVSPELFCEPREVRRVQWPATQQGMLVERPCPKGTRGIASFQCLPALGLWNPRGPDLSNCTSPWVNQVAQKIKSGENAANIASELARHTRGSIYAGDVSSSVKLMEQLLDILDAQLQALRPIERESAGKNYNKMHKRERTCKDYIKAVVETVDNLLRPEALESWKDMNATEQVHTATMLLDVLEEGAFLLADNVREPARFLAAKQNVVLEVTVLNTEGQVQELVFPQEYPSENSIQLSANTIKQNSRNGVVKVVFILYNNLGLFLSTENATVKLAGETGTGGPGGASLVVNSQVIAASINKESSRVFLMDPVIFTVAHLEAKNHFNANCSFWNYSERSMLGYWSTQGCRLVESNKTHTTCACSHLTNFAVLMAHREIYQGRINELLLSVITWVGIVISLVCLAICISTFCFLRGLQTDRNTIHKNLCINLFLAELLFLVGIDKTQYEVACPIFAGLLHYFFLAAFSWLCLEGVHLYLLLVEVFESEYSRTKYYYLGGYCFPALVVGIAAAIDYRSYGTEKACWLRVDNYFIWSFIGPVSFVIVVNLVFLMVTLHKMIRSSSVLKPDSSRLDNIKSWALGAIALLFLLGLTWAFGLLFINKESVVMAYLFTTFNAFQGVFIFVFHCALQKKVHKEYSKCLRHSYCCIRSPPGGTHGSLKTSAMRSNTRYYTGTQSRIRRMWNDTVRKQTESSFMAGDVNSTPTLNRGTMGNHLLTNPVLQPRGGTSPYNTLIAESVGFNPSSPPVFNSPGSYREPKHPLGGREACGMDTLPLNGNFNNSYSLRSGDFPPGDGGPEPPRGRNLADAAAFEKMIISELVHNNLRGASGGAKGPPPEPPVPPVPGVSEDEAGGPGGADRAEIELLYKALEEPLLLPRAQSVLYQSDLDESESCTAEDGATSRPLSSPPGRDSLYASGANLRDSPSYPDSSPEGPNEALPPPPPAPPGPPEIYYTSRPPALVARNPLQGYYQVRRPSHEGYLAAPSLEGPGPDGDGQMQLVTSL from the exons ATGACAAGATCTGCGACGCCGACCCTTTCCAGATGGAGAACGTGCAGTGCTACCTGCCCGACGCCTTCAAGATCATGTCCCAGAG gtGTAATAACCGAACCCAGTGTGTGGTGGTGGCCGGCTCCGATGCCTTTCCTGAcccctgtcctggaacctacaaGTACCTGGAGGTGCAGTACGACTGTGTCCCTTACA AAGTGGAGCAGAAAG GGAATgggggggtggggcggggcccCCCACCTTTCTGACATCAGCGCTGCCTTGGTCCCTCCTCCTGAGCCGGGGATGGTCACAG TCTTCGTGTGCCCAGGGACTCTGCAGAAGGTACTGGAGCCCACCTCCACACATGAGTCAGAGCACCAGTCTGGTGCCTGGTGCAAGGACCCGCTGCAGGCAGGTGACCGTATCTACGTCATGCCCTGGATCCCCTACCGCACGGACACACTGACTGAATATGCCTCGTGGGAGGACTATGTGGCTGCGCGCCACACCACCACGTACCGACTGCCCAACCGTGTGGATGGCACTGGCTTTGTAGTCTACGATGGCGCAGTCTTCTACAACAAGGAGCGCACGCGCAACATCGTCAAGTATGACCTGCGGACTCGCATCAAGAGCGGAGAGACAGTCATCAACACAGCCAACTACCATGACACCTCGCCTTACCGTTGGGGAGGCAAGACCGACATTGACCTGGCGGTGGATGAGAACGGGCTGTGGGTCATCTATGCCACTGAGGGCAACAACGGGCGCCTGGTGGTGAGCCAGCTCAACCCCTACACGCTGCGCTTTGAGGGCACCTGGGAAACGGGCTACGACAAGCGCTCGGCCTCCAATGCCTTCATGGTATGCGGTGTCCTCTACGTGCTGCGCTCCGTGTATGTGGATGACGACAGCGAGGCGGCGGGCAACCGTGTGGACTATGCCTTCAACACCAATGCAAACCGAGAGGAGCCAGTCAGTCTCGCTTTCCCCAACCCCTACCAGTTTGTGTCCTCTGTCGACTACAACCCCCGGGACAACCAGCTGTATGTGTGGAATAACTACTTTGTGGTGCGCTACAGCCTGGAGTTTGGACCCCCAGACCCCAGCGCTG GCCCAGCCACTTCTCCACCTCTCAGTACCACCACCACAGCTCGGCCCACACCCCTCACCAGCACAGCCTCGCCTGCAGCCACCACTCCACTCCGTCGGGCACCCCTCACCACACACCCAGTGGGTGCCATTAACCAGCTCGGACCTGACCTGCCTCCAGCGACAGCCCCAGTGCCCAGCACCCGGCGGCCCCCAGCTCCCAATCTGCATGTGTCCCCTGAGCTCTTCTGTGAACCCCGAGAGGTCCGGCGGGTCCAGTGGCCAGCCACCCAACAGGGTATGCTGGTGGAGAGGCCTTGCCCCAAGGGAACGCGAG GAATTGCCTCGTTCCAGTGTCTCCCTGCTTTGGGGCTCTGGAATCCTCGTGGTCCTGACCTCAGTAACTGCACCTCCCCTTGGGTCAACCAAGTAGCCCAGAAG ATTAAGAGTGGAGAGAATGCAGCCAACATTGCTAGTGAGCTGGCCCGCCATACGCGGGGCTCCATCTACGCTGGGGACGTGTCCTCATCGGTGAAGCTGATGGAACAGCTGTTAGACATCCTGGATGCCCAGCTCCAGGCCCTCCGGCCCATTGAGCGCGAATCAGCTGGCAAGAACTACAACAAG atGCACAAGCGAGAGAGAACCTGCAAGGATTATATCAAG GCCGTGGTGGAGACGGTGGACAACCTGCTCCGGCCAGAGGCGCTTGAGTCCTGGAAAGACATGAATGCCACAGAACAGGTGCATACAGCCACCATGCTCCTAGATGTCCTGGAGGAGGGGGCCTTCCTGCTGGCCGACAATGTCAGGGAACCCGCTCGCTTCTTAGCTGCCAAGCAGAATGTGG TCCTGGAGGTGACTGTCCTGAACACAGAGGGTCAAGTGCAGGAGTTGGTGTTTCCCCAGGAATATCCCAGCGAGAACTCCATCCAGCTGTCTGCCAACACCATCAAGCAGAATAGCCGCAACG GGGTGGTCAAGGTTGTCTTCATCCTCTACAACAACTTGGGCCTGTTCTTGTCCACGGAGAATGCCACGGTGAAGCTGGCAGGCGAGACAGGGACCGGTGGCCCTGGCGGTGCCTCCCTGGTGGTGAACTCACAGGTCATCGCAGCTTCCATCAATAAGGAATCAAGCCGCGTCTTCCTCATGGACCCTGTCATCTTTACTGTGGCTCACTTGGAG GCCAAGAACCACTTCAATGCAAACTGCTCCTTCTGGAACTACTCAGAGCGCTCCATGCTGGGCTACTGGTCAACCCAGGGCTGCCGCCTGGTGGAATCCAATAAGACCCATACCACATGTGCCTGCAGCCACCTCACCAACTTCGCAGTGCTCATGGCTCACCGAGAGATC TACCAGGGCCGGATCAATGAGCTGCTGCTGTCGGTCATCACCTGGGTGGGCATTGTCATCTCCCTGGTCTGTCTGGCCATCTGTATCTCCACCTTCTGCTTCCTGCGAGGCCTGCAGACCGACCGCAACACCATCCACAAGAACCTGTGCATCAACCTCTTCCTTGCCGAGCTGCTTTTCCTGGTTGGGATAGACAAGACTCAGTATGAG GTTGCCTGCCCCATCTTCGCGGGCCTGCTGCACTACTTTTTCCTGGCCGCGTTTTCCTGGCTGTGCCTGGAAGGTGTGCACCTCTACCTGCTGCTGGTGGAAGTATTTGAAAGCGAATACTCACGTACCAAGTACTATTACCTGGGCGGCTACTGCTTCCCAGCCCTGGTGGTAGGCATCGCAGCCGCCATTGACTACCGAAGCTATGGCACCGAGAAGGC CTGCTGGCTGAGAGTTGACAACTACTTCATCTGGAGCTTCATTGGGCCTGTTTCCTTTGTCATTGTG GTGAACCTGGTGTTCCTCATGGTGACCCTGCACAAGATGATCCGGAGCTCATCAGTGCTCAAGCCTGACTCCAGTCGCCTTGACAACATCAA GTCCTGGGCGCTGGGCGCCATTGCGCTGCTCTTCTTGCTGGGCCTCACCTGGGCTTTCGGCCTCCTCTTCATCAACAAGGAGTCTGTAGTCATGGCCTATCTCTTCACTACCTTCAACGCCTTCCAGGGGGTCTTCATCTTTGTCTTTCACTGCGCCTTACAGAAAAAG GTGCACAAGGAGTACAGCAAGTGCCTGCGTCACTCCTACTGCTGCATCCGCTCCCCACCTGGGGGTACTCACGGCTCCCTCAAGACCTCAGCCATGCGAAGTAACACCCGATACTACACAGGGACCCAG agcCGAATCCGGAGGATGTGGAACGACACCGTGAGGAAACAGACAGAGTCCTCCTTTATGGCAGGTGACGTCAACAGCACCCCCACCCTGAACCGAG GTACCATGGGGAATCATCTACTGACCAACCCCGTGCTACAACCCCGTGGGGGCACCAGCCCATACAATACACTCATTGCAGAATCTGTGGGCTTCAATCCTTCCTCGCCCCCAGTCTTCAACTCCCCAG GAAGCTACAGGGAACCCA AGCACCCCTTGGGAGGCCGGGAAGCCTGTGGCATGGACACCCTGCCCCTTAACGGCAACTTCAACAACAGCTACTCCTTGAGAAGCGGGGATTTCCCTCCAGGGGATGGGGGTCCCGAGCCACCCCGAGGTCGGAACCTGGCCGATGCCGCCGCCTTTGAGAAGATGATCATCTCAGAGCTGGTGCACAACAACCTGCGGGGGGCCAGTGGGGGCGCCAAAGGGCCTCCGCCGGAGCCTCCTGTGCCACCCGTGCCAGGGGTCAGTGAGGACGAGGCCGGCGGGCCTGGGGGTGCTGACCGGGCAGAGATTGAACTTCTCTACAAGGCCCTGGAGGAGCCACTGCTGCTGCCCCGGGCCCAGTCGGTGCTGTACCAGAGTGATCTGGATGAGTCGGAGAGCTGCACGGCAGAGGATGGGGCCACCAGTCGGCCCCTTTCCTCACCTCCCGGCCGGGACTCCCTCTATGCCAGCGGGGCCAACCTGCGGGACTCGCCCTCCTACCCGGACAGCAGCCCCGAAGGGCCTAATgaggccctgcccccacccccacctgccccCCCTGGGCCCCCAGAAATCTACTACACCTCCCGCCCGCCGGCCCTGGTGGCTCGGAATCCCCTACAGGGCTACTACCAGGTGCGGCGGCCCAGCCATGAGGGCTACCTGGCAGCCCCCAGTCTCGAGGGGCCAGGGCCCGATGGGGATGGGCAGATGCAGTTGGTCACCAGTCTCTGA
- the Adgrl1 gene encoding adhesion G protein-coupled receptor L1 isoform X7 — MCSVMGMGGWGGAPHLSDISAALVPPPEPGMVTVFVCPGTLQKVLEPTSTHESEHQSGAWCKDPLQAGDRIYVMPWIPYRTDTLTEYASWEDYVAARHTTTYRLPNRVDGTGFVVYDGAVFYNKERTRNIVKYDLRTRIKSGETVINTANYHDTSPYRWGGKTDIDLAVDENGLWVIYATEGNNGRLVVSQLNPYTLRFEGTWETGYDKRSASNAFMVCGVLYVLRSVYVDDDSEAAGNRVDYAFNTNANREEPVSLAFPNPYQFVSSVDYNPRDNQLYVWNNYFVVRYSLEFGPPDPSAGPATSPPLSTTTTARPTPLTSTASPAATTPLRRAPLTTHPVGAINQLGPDLPPATAPVPSTRRPPAPNLHVSPELFCEPREVRRVQWPATQQGMLVERPCPKGTRGIASFQCLPALGLWNPRGPDLSNCTSPWVNQVAQKIKSGENAANIASELARHTRGSIYAGDVSSSVKLMEQLLDILDAQLQALRPIERESAGKNYNKMHKRERTCKDYIKAVVETVDNLLRPEALESWKDMNATEQVHTATMLLDVLEEGAFLLADNVREPARFLAAKQNVVLEVTVLNTEGQVQELVFPQEYPSENSIQLSANTIKQNSRNGVVKVVFILYNNLGLFLSTENATVKLAGETGTGGPGGASLVVNSQVIAASINKESSRVFLMDPVIFTVAHLEAKNHFNANCSFWNYSERSMLGYWSTQGCRLVESNKTHTTCACSHLTNFAVLMAHREIYQGRINELLLSVITWVGIVISLVCLAICISTFCFLRGLQTDRNTIHKNLCINLFLAELLFLVGIDKTQYEVACPIFAGLLHYFFLAAFSWLCLEGVHLYLLLVEVFESEYSRTKYYYLGGYCFPALVVGIAAAIDYRSYGTEKACWLRVDNYFIWSFIGPVSFVIVVNLVFLMVTLHKMIRSSSVLKPDSSRLDNIKSWALGAIALLFLLGLTWAFGLLFINKESVVMAYLFTTFNAFQGVFIFVFHCALQKKVHKEYSKCLRHSYCCIRSPPGGTHGSLKTSAMRSNTRYYTGTQSRIRRMWNDTVRKQTESSFMAGDVNSTPTLNRGTMGNHLLTNPVLQPRGGTSPYNTLIAESVGFNPSSPPVFNSPGSYREPKHPLGGREACGMDTLPLNGNFNNSYSLRSGDFPPGDGGPEPPRGRNLADAAAFEKMIISELVHNNLRGASGGAKGPPPEPPVPPVPGVSEDEAGGPGGADRAEIELLYKALEEPLLLPRAQSVLYQSDLDESESCTAEDGATSRPLSSPPGRDSLYASGANLRDSPSYPDSSPEGPNEALPPPPPAPPGPPEIYYTSRPPALVARNPLQGYYQVRRPSHEGYLAAPSLEGPGPDGDGQMQLVTSL; from the exons ATGTGCTCAGTGATG GGAATgggggggtggggcggggcccCCCACCTTTCTGACATCAGCGCTGCCTTGGTCCCTCCTCCTGAGCCGGGGATGGTCACAG TCTTCGTGTGCCCAGGGACTCTGCAGAAGGTACTGGAGCCCACCTCCACACATGAGTCAGAGCACCAGTCTGGTGCCTGGTGCAAGGACCCGCTGCAGGCAGGTGACCGTATCTACGTCATGCCCTGGATCCCCTACCGCACGGACACACTGACTGAATATGCCTCGTGGGAGGACTATGTGGCTGCGCGCCACACCACCACGTACCGACTGCCCAACCGTGTGGATGGCACTGGCTTTGTAGTCTACGATGGCGCAGTCTTCTACAACAAGGAGCGCACGCGCAACATCGTCAAGTATGACCTGCGGACTCGCATCAAGAGCGGAGAGACAGTCATCAACACAGCCAACTACCATGACACCTCGCCTTACCGTTGGGGAGGCAAGACCGACATTGACCTGGCGGTGGATGAGAACGGGCTGTGGGTCATCTATGCCACTGAGGGCAACAACGGGCGCCTGGTGGTGAGCCAGCTCAACCCCTACACGCTGCGCTTTGAGGGCACCTGGGAAACGGGCTACGACAAGCGCTCGGCCTCCAATGCCTTCATGGTATGCGGTGTCCTCTACGTGCTGCGCTCCGTGTATGTGGATGACGACAGCGAGGCGGCGGGCAACCGTGTGGACTATGCCTTCAACACCAATGCAAACCGAGAGGAGCCAGTCAGTCTCGCTTTCCCCAACCCCTACCAGTTTGTGTCCTCTGTCGACTACAACCCCCGGGACAACCAGCTGTATGTGTGGAATAACTACTTTGTGGTGCGCTACAGCCTGGAGTTTGGACCCCCAGACCCCAGCGCTG GCCCAGCCACTTCTCCACCTCTCAGTACCACCACCACAGCTCGGCCCACACCCCTCACCAGCACAGCCTCGCCTGCAGCCACCACTCCACTCCGTCGGGCACCCCTCACCACACACCCAGTGGGTGCCATTAACCAGCTCGGACCTGACCTGCCTCCAGCGACAGCCCCAGTGCCCAGCACCCGGCGGCCCCCAGCTCCCAATCTGCATGTGTCCCCTGAGCTCTTCTGTGAACCCCGAGAGGTCCGGCGGGTCCAGTGGCCAGCCACCCAACAGGGTATGCTGGTGGAGAGGCCTTGCCCCAAGGGAACGCGAG GAATTGCCTCGTTCCAGTGTCTCCCTGCTTTGGGGCTCTGGAATCCTCGTGGTCCTGACCTCAGTAACTGCACCTCCCCTTGGGTCAACCAAGTAGCCCAGAAG ATTAAGAGTGGAGAGAATGCAGCCAACATTGCTAGTGAGCTGGCCCGCCATACGCGGGGCTCCATCTACGCTGGGGACGTGTCCTCATCGGTGAAGCTGATGGAACAGCTGTTAGACATCCTGGATGCCCAGCTCCAGGCCCTCCGGCCCATTGAGCGCGAATCAGCTGGCAAGAACTACAACAAG atGCACAAGCGAGAGAGAACCTGCAAGGATTATATCAAG GCCGTGGTGGAGACGGTGGACAACCTGCTCCGGCCAGAGGCGCTTGAGTCCTGGAAAGACATGAATGCCACAGAACAGGTGCATACAGCCACCATGCTCCTAGATGTCCTGGAGGAGGGGGCCTTCCTGCTGGCCGACAATGTCAGGGAACCCGCTCGCTTCTTAGCTGCCAAGCAGAATGTGG TCCTGGAGGTGACTGTCCTGAACACAGAGGGTCAAGTGCAGGAGTTGGTGTTTCCCCAGGAATATCCCAGCGAGAACTCCATCCAGCTGTCTGCCAACACCATCAAGCAGAATAGCCGCAACG GGGTGGTCAAGGTTGTCTTCATCCTCTACAACAACTTGGGCCTGTTCTTGTCCACGGAGAATGCCACGGTGAAGCTGGCAGGCGAGACAGGGACCGGTGGCCCTGGCGGTGCCTCCCTGGTGGTGAACTCACAGGTCATCGCAGCTTCCATCAATAAGGAATCAAGCCGCGTCTTCCTCATGGACCCTGTCATCTTTACTGTGGCTCACTTGGAG GCCAAGAACCACTTCAATGCAAACTGCTCCTTCTGGAACTACTCAGAGCGCTCCATGCTGGGCTACTGGTCAACCCAGGGCTGCCGCCTGGTGGAATCCAATAAGACCCATACCACATGTGCCTGCAGCCACCTCACCAACTTCGCAGTGCTCATGGCTCACCGAGAGATC TACCAGGGCCGGATCAATGAGCTGCTGCTGTCGGTCATCACCTGGGTGGGCATTGTCATCTCCCTGGTCTGTCTGGCCATCTGTATCTCCACCTTCTGCTTCCTGCGAGGCCTGCAGACCGACCGCAACACCATCCACAAGAACCTGTGCATCAACCTCTTCCTTGCCGAGCTGCTTTTCCTGGTTGGGATAGACAAGACTCAGTATGAG GTTGCCTGCCCCATCTTCGCGGGCCTGCTGCACTACTTTTTCCTGGCCGCGTTTTCCTGGCTGTGCCTGGAAGGTGTGCACCTCTACCTGCTGCTGGTGGAAGTATTTGAAAGCGAATACTCACGTACCAAGTACTATTACCTGGGCGGCTACTGCTTCCCAGCCCTGGTGGTAGGCATCGCAGCCGCCATTGACTACCGAAGCTATGGCACCGAGAAGGC CTGCTGGCTGAGAGTTGACAACTACTTCATCTGGAGCTTCATTGGGCCTGTTTCCTTTGTCATTGTG GTGAACCTGGTGTTCCTCATGGTGACCCTGCACAAGATGATCCGGAGCTCATCAGTGCTCAAGCCTGACTCCAGTCGCCTTGACAACATCAA GTCCTGGGCGCTGGGCGCCATTGCGCTGCTCTTCTTGCTGGGCCTCACCTGGGCTTTCGGCCTCCTCTTCATCAACAAGGAGTCTGTAGTCATGGCCTATCTCTTCACTACCTTCAACGCCTTCCAGGGGGTCTTCATCTTTGTCTTTCACTGCGCCTTACAGAAAAAG GTGCACAAGGAGTACAGCAAGTGCCTGCGTCACTCCTACTGCTGCATCCGCTCCCCACCTGGGGGTACTCACGGCTCCCTCAAGACCTCAGCCATGCGAAGTAACACCCGATACTACACAGGGACCCAG agcCGAATCCGGAGGATGTGGAACGACACCGTGAGGAAACAGACAGAGTCCTCCTTTATGGCAGGTGACGTCAACAGCACCCCCACCCTGAACCGAG GTACCATGGGGAATCATCTACTGACCAACCCCGTGCTACAACCCCGTGGGGGCACCAGCCCATACAATACACTCATTGCAGAATCTGTGGGCTTCAATCCTTCCTCGCCCCCAGTCTTCAACTCCCCAG GAAGCTACAGGGAACCCA AGCACCCCTTGGGAGGCCGGGAAGCCTGTGGCATGGACACCCTGCCCCTTAACGGCAACTTCAACAACAGCTACTCCTTGAGAAGCGGGGATTTCCCTCCAGGGGATGGGGGTCCCGAGCCACCCCGAGGTCGGAACCTGGCCGATGCCGCCGCCTTTGAGAAGATGATCATCTCAGAGCTGGTGCACAACAACCTGCGGGGGGCCAGTGGGGGCGCCAAAGGGCCTCCGCCGGAGCCTCCTGTGCCACCCGTGCCAGGGGTCAGTGAGGACGAGGCCGGCGGGCCTGGGGGTGCTGACCGGGCAGAGATTGAACTTCTCTACAAGGCCCTGGAGGAGCCACTGCTGCTGCCCCGGGCCCAGTCGGTGCTGTACCAGAGTGATCTGGATGAGTCGGAGAGCTGCACGGCAGAGGATGGGGCCACCAGTCGGCCCCTTTCCTCACCTCCCGGCCGGGACTCCCTCTATGCCAGCGGGGCCAACCTGCGGGACTCGCCCTCCTACCCGGACAGCAGCCCCGAAGGGCCTAATgaggccctgcccccacccccacctgccccCCCTGGGCCCCCAGAAATCTACTACACCTCCCGCCCGCCGGCCCTGGTGGCTCGGAATCCCCTACAGGGCTACTACCAGGTGCGGCGGCCCAGCCATGAGGGCTACCTGGCAGCCCCCAGTCTCGAGGGGCCAGGGCCCGATGGGGATGGGCAGATGCAGTTGGTCACCAGTCTCTGA